From Oscillatoria sp. FACHB-1407, a single genomic window includes:
- a CDS encoding sensor histidine kinase has protein sequence MYKWYLPTLSEVIALSGTVQGRQVGSPTQQQVRAEREWYGAIAALNVLLQQSLRDESQAQTFQGVILSGPAPVLEQPELVAQFSTWTFAADPLRTSAWMPLQLLPAANQQTCVTDLSMATLPLLPEDPLSAEQFCLVLTPTFGLVMVLGEGLDGEPAFLFSFTPEVVWQAWQCLRSRLMLNGSQFLKQLNDLTQQFKPVAPSYETVMQFSQLTLAYLPDSYEWEDERDGRPKEKIRHDGSVPSEVSLDAPNGNGTNGHNAVTASWQQASNATVAALHDEINRHQERLDRLTQVKASPDAELLQAIAHEVRTPLATIRTLTRLLLRRKDLSPDVVKRLQLIDQECTVQIDRFNLIFRAVELETAEVKSPLSPLAAISLGQVFQQNVPRWQEQAKQRDLTLEVVVPQKLPMVVVDPTMLEQVLTGLIDRITHSLPPGSHIQVRVKLAGHQLKLQFQSQPRCSGSSDATDATNQPFTPTLKSLGQLLMFQPETGSLSLNLSVTKNLFQALGGKLIVRQKPQQGEVLTIFLPLETRGKE, from the coding sequence GTGTATAAATGGTATTTGCCAACCCTGAGTGAGGTCATTGCCCTGAGCGGAACGGTTCAGGGTCGTCAGGTTGGTTCACCAACACAGCAGCAAGTGCGAGCCGAGCGAGAGTGGTATGGAGCGATCGCCGCACTGAACGTTCTGCTTCAGCAATCCCTTCGTGATGAGTCTCAAGCGCAAACCTTTCAAGGCGTGATTTTATCGGGTCCCGCGCCTGTGTTAGAGCAACCCGAACTGGTAGCGCAGTTTTCGACCTGGACATTTGCCGCAGACCCGCTTCGTACGTCTGCCTGGATGCCGTTACAACTGTTGCCCGCCGCTAATCAACAGACCTGTGTAACCGATTTATCGATGGCAACTCTGCCCCTGTTGCCCGAAGACCCCCTCTCCGCTGAACAGTTTTGTCTGGTGCTGACTCCCACCTTTGGGTTGGTGATGGTACTGGGCGAAGGGCTAGATGGGGAACCCGCTTTTCTCTTCTCTTTTACTCCAGAAGTCGTGTGGCAGGCGTGGCAGTGTTTGCGATCGCGCCTGATGTTGAATGGCTCCCAGTTCCTCAAGCAACTGAACGACCTGACGCAACAGTTCAAACCCGTCGCTCCCTCCTATGAAACGGTGATGCAGTTTAGCCAGTTGACGCTGGCGTACTTACCCGATTCCTACGAGTGGGAAGATGAGCGAGATGGACGCCCCAAGGAAAAAATTCGTCATGATGGCAGTGTGCCGTCAGAAGTTTCCTTAGATGCGCCGAATGGCAATGGCACGAACGGACACAATGCGGTCACTGCCTCCTGGCAACAGGCTTCTAATGCCACTGTTGCTGCGTTACACGATGAGATCAATCGCCACCAGGAACGACTCGACCGACTGACGCAGGTGAAAGCCAGTCCAGACGCCGAATTGTTGCAGGCGATCGCCCACGAAGTCCGCACTCCCCTCGCCACCATCCGCACCCTGACCCGCCTGTTACTAAGGCGCAAAGACCTCAGCCCCGATGTGGTGAAGCGGTTGCAACTGATCGACCAGGAATGCACCGTGCAGATCGATCGCTTCAACCTGATCTTCCGTGCGGTGGAACTGGAAACCGCTGAGGTGAAATCGCCCCTGTCTCCGTTGGCCGCCATCTCGCTGGGGCAGGTGTTTCAACAGAACGTCCCTCGCTGGCAGGAGCAGGCAAAACAACGCGACCTCACCCTGGAAGTCGTCGTGCCGCAAAAGCTGCCGATGGTAGTAGTTGACCCAACCATGCTAGAACAGGTGCTAACCGGATTAATCGATCGCATCACTCACAGCTTGCCTCCCGGTAGCCACATTCAGGTGCGGGTCAAACTGGCAGGACACCAATTAAAGTTACAATTCCAGTCGCAACCCCGGTGCTCTGGCAGTTCCGATGCAACAGACGCAACTAACCAACCCTTTACCCCCACATTGAAATCCCTCGGTCAACTGCTGATGTTTCAGCCAGAGACGGGCAGCTTGAGCCTCAATTTGAGTGTCACAAAGAATTTGTTTCAGGCATTGGGCGGCAAACTCATCGTCCGACAAAAACCCCAACAGGGCGAGGTGTTGACCATCTTCCTGCCGCTTGAGACGAGAGGGAAGGAGTGA
- a CDS encoding toll/interleukin-1 receptor domain-containing protein: MSNPPQVFICYAHLDKPFLDRLRMHLAPLEDEISVWSDQQLEMGDRWDDEIKSTLRSVKAAILLVSPAFLASKYIKNSELPVLLHRAQQDGVKILPVILSPCLFNEAKFKFPDPKTGPEQLSLSVFQAANSLKDPMSKLPEHEQDALFLKLAQRVIQISNGD; the protein is encoded by the coding sequence ATGTCTAACCCGCCCCAGGTTTTTATCTGCTACGCCCATCTAGACAAACCATTTCTCGATCGCCTGCGGATGCATCTGGCACCACTGGAGGACGAGATCAGCGTCTGGTCAGATCAGCAACTAGAGATGGGCGATCGCTGGGATGACGAAATCAAATCCACGCTGCGATCGGTGAAAGCGGCGATTTTGCTGGTAAGTCCGGCGTTTTTAGCCTCGAAGTATATCAAGAACAGCGAACTGCCCGTGTTGTTGCATCGAGCACAACAGGACGGCGTGAAGATCTTGCCCGTGATCCTCAGTCCTTGCCTGTTTAATGAGGCGAAGTTTAAGTTTCCTGACCCCAAAACGGGGCCAGAGCAGTTGTCGCTGAGTGTGTTTCAGGCGGCAAACTCGCTCAAAGACCCAATGAGCAAGCTACCCGAACATGAGCAGGATGCCCTGTTTCTCAAGTTGGCACAACGGGTGATTCAGATCTCCAATGGGGATTGA
- a CDS encoding NACHT domain-containing protein: protein MVTDEVQKRLDQSLHNTVRLTLGMERQDYRVQRPWSAAIAQPNQTPVPLDTNTSVVDVFDRPDLNRQLLILGKPGAGKTTMMLDLAQALAERARIDNTEPIPVLVNLSSWKDPKLPIVDWLVGELKEKYGLRQDLAKQWIQTNQLLPLLDGLDEVAPQNQQACAKAINAWLTGELEQRPCGVLICCRREEFEQVVQQPLNLYGAIYLQPLTPAQIKGYFTQFGLQGLWQTVRTNKALYYLLTNPLFLSMFGLVQTQKTFSLELWQAKTTSRQKVEYLLDTYWEAVMNRELITNPNERNQGILSRTYGTKPLPKQQTIRRSLIFVAKMLNRESSTEFLIEKLQPATLITQHQKWLYQSSFMLVAGLMVWLMAGLMLELTVGLNAELMVWLMVWLMIGLMVGLMIGLMVGLDTIDPVEAISFPSSREVQEIFQRLCRWLILLLMVGLMVGLIFWLILWLMVGLMVGLDRLIGALISMLILGLILGLTFELKNRVKADIQSRIQPNQGIKNSIKNMVIVSAIALLLALSLKLLLEFLLPMAVAPELVPRIVAFSLSPLIWLGFLEGGGRALIQHVALRLVLAANGYAPFRYDLLLNYCTERLLLQRVGGRYRFMHKLLQDYFARMELR, encoded by the coding sequence TTGGTCACAGATGAAGTGCAAAAACGCTTAGATCAGTCGTTGCACAATACCGTGCGGCTAACATTGGGCATGGAGCGGCAGGATTATCGGGTACAACGTCCCTGGTCAGCGGCGATCGCCCAACCTAACCAAACACCTGTGCCACTGGATACCAACACCTCCGTTGTGGACGTGTTCGATCGCCCCGACCTCAATCGCCAACTGCTGATCTTGGGGAAACCGGGAGCAGGCAAAACTACCATGATGCTCGATTTGGCGCAAGCACTGGCAGAGCGAGCCAGAATCGACAACACCGAACCCATTCCCGTGTTGGTCAACCTCTCCTCCTGGAAAGATCCCAAACTGCCTATTGTCGATTGGCTGGTGGGCGAACTCAAAGAGAAATATGGACTGCGGCAAGACCTGGCAAAACAGTGGATTCAGACCAATCAACTGCTGCCCCTGTTGGATGGCTTAGATGAAGTCGCCCCGCAAAATCAGCAAGCTTGTGCCAAAGCGATCAACGCCTGGTTAACCGGAGAACTGGAGCAGCGACCCTGCGGTGTGTTGATCTGTTGTCGGCGGGAAGAGTTTGAACAGGTCGTGCAGCAACCCCTGAATCTGTATGGCGCAATCTATCTGCAACCCCTCACTCCAGCGCAAATCAAGGGGTATTTTACCCAGTTTGGCTTGCAAGGGTTATGGCAAACTGTTCGAACTAATAAGGCATTGTATTATCTACTGACTAACCCATTGTTTTTGTCGATGTTTGGCTTGGTACAAACTCAAAAAACCTTTTCATTGGAGTTATGGCAAGCCAAGACTACCTCTAGGCAAAAAGTAGAATACTTGCTCGACACCTACTGGGAAGCGGTGATGAACCGTGAGTTGATCACCAACCCCAACGAGCGCAATCAAGGGATATTGAGCCGAACCTATGGTACAAAACCCCTACCCAAACAGCAAACCATCCGTCGTTCTCTGATCTTTGTAGCGAAAATGCTCAATCGAGAGTCAAGTACGGAGTTTTTGATTGAGAAGCTGCAACCCGCTACCCTTATCACCCAACACCAAAAATGGTTGTATCAGTCGAGTTTTATGCTGGTGGCTGGGCTGATGGTTTGGCTGATGGCTGGACTGATGCTTGAACTAACGGTTGGACTGAATGCTGAACTGATGGTTTGGCTGATGGTTTGGCTGATGATTGGACTGATGGTTGGACTGATGATTGGACTGATGGTTGGGCTGGATACCATCGATCCTGTGGAAGCAATTTCTTTTCCTTCATCGCGCGAAGTACAAGAAATCTTTCAACGACTTTGTCGATGGCTTATTCTTTTGCTGATGGTTGGGCTGATGGTTGGGCTGATTTTTTGGCTGATTCTTTGGCTGATGGTTGGGCTGATGGTTGGGCTGGATCGGCTGATTGGTGCACTGATTTCTATGCTGATTCTTGGGTTGATTCTTGGTCTGACTTTTGAACTGAAGAATAGGGTGAAGGCAGATATCCAGAGCCGCATTCAGCCCAATCAAGGCATCAAAAACTCGATCAAAAATATGGTTATCGTCAGTGCGATCGCCCTGCTGCTTGCCCTATCCCTGAAGCTTCTACTGGAATTTCTCCTTCCGATGGCTGTTGCCCCTGAACTAGTCCCTAGAATCGTCGCGTTTTCACTATCTCCTCTAATCTGGCTCGGTTTTCTTGAAGGGGGTGGACGAGCATTAATTCAACACGTTGCCCTTCGATTGGTGCTTGCAGCAAATGGCTATGCTCCCTTTCGCTATGACTTGCTGCTCAACTACTGCACCGAGCGGTTGTTGTTACAGCGGGTGGGGGGTCGCTATCGGTTTATGCACAAGTTGTTGCAAGACTATTTTGCCAGGATGGAGTTGAGGTGA
- the clpB gene encoding ATP-dependent chaperone ClpB gives MQPTNPNQFTEKAWEAIARTPDVAKQADQQQIEAEHLMRSLLEQDGLATSVFNKAGINVQRLRDYTEAFIARQPKVSGSSTSVYLGRSLDTLLDRAEAYRKEMDDEFISIEHLLLGYAKDDRFGKSLFQEFKLDEAKLKSVIEQVRGNQKVTDQNPEGKYEALEKYGRDLTDAARQGKLDPVIGRDDEIRRTIQILSRRTKNNPVLIGEPGVGKTAIAEGLAQRIVSGDVPQSLKDRKLIALDMGALIAGAKYRGEFEERLKAVLKEVTESGGNIILFIDEIHTVVGAGATQGAMDAGNLLKPMLARGELRCIGATTLDEYRKYIEKDAALERRFQQVYVDQPSVADTISILRGLKERYEVHHGVKISDSSLVAAATLSNRYISDRFLPDKAIDLVDEAAAKLKMEITSKPEELDEVDRKILQLEMEKLSLQKESDSASRERLERLEKELADLKETQSGLNAQWSAEKDVITEIQKRKEEIDRVNIEIQQAEREYDLNRAAELKYGTLTDLQRQVEQLEDQLAQTQTSGKSMLREEVTESDIAEIISKWTGIPISKLVESEMQKLLNLEEELHHRVIGQAEAVTAVADAIQRSRAGLADPNRPTASFIFLGPTGVGKTELAKALAAYLFDTEEAMVRIDMSEYMEKHSVSRLIGAPPGYVGYDEGGQLTEAIRRRPYAVVLFDEIEKAHPDVFNVMLQILDDGRVTDAQGHTVDFKNTIIIMTSNIGSQYILDVAGDDNRYDEMRSRVMEAMRNNFRPEFLNRIDEIIIFHGLQKSELRQIVKLQVERLAQRLGDRKMTLRLSDAALDFLADVGYDPVFGARPLKRAIQRELETQIAKHILRGEFHDGDTIYVDIENERLALKRLPAELLTM, from the coding sequence ATGCAACCAACCAATCCAAATCAATTTACTGAGAAAGCCTGGGAAGCGATCGCCCGTACGCCCGATGTGGCCAAACAAGCTGATCAGCAGCAGATTGAAGCAGAGCATTTGATGCGATCGCTGCTAGAGCAGGACGGGCTTGCCACCAGTGTCTTCAACAAAGCAGGAATCAACGTGCAACGGCTGCGCGACTATACAGAAGCCTTTATTGCACGGCAGCCGAAAGTCTCTGGCAGCAGCACCTCGGTGTATCTGGGGCGATCGCTCGATACGCTGTTGGATCGAGCCGAAGCCTATCGCAAAGAAATGGATGACGAGTTCATCTCAATTGAGCATTTGCTGCTAGGGTATGCCAAGGACGATCGCTTTGGTAAGAGCCTGTTTCAAGAGTTCAAGCTCGATGAAGCCAAGCTCAAGAGCGTCATTGAGCAAGTTCGAGGTAATCAAAAAGTGACGGATCAAAACCCAGAAGGCAAATACGAAGCCCTTGAGAAGTATGGGCGTGACCTGACCGACGCGGCACGTCAAGGCAAGCTTGACCCCGTGATTGGTCGAGATGACGAGATTCGGCGGACGATTCAGATCCTCTCGCGGCGGACGAAGAATAACCCCGTGCTGATCGGCGAACCCGGTGTGGGCAAAACGGCGATCGCCGAAGGTCTGGCACAGCGGATCGTCAGTGGTGACGTGCCCCAATCCCTCAAAGACCGCAAGCTAATTGCCCTCGACATGGGTGCCCTGATTGCGGGTGCCAAGTATCGGGGGGAATTTGAAGAACGCCTGAAAGCGGTGCTCAAGGAAGTCACCGAGTCCGGTGGCAATATTATTCTCTTTATTGACGAAATTCACACCGTTGTCGGTGCTGGCGCAACTCAAGGCGCAATGGATGCAGGCAACCTGCTCAAGCCCATGCTGGCACGGGGCGAATTGCGCTGTATCGGGGCAACGACACTGGATGAATATCGCAAGTACATCGAGAAAGATGCCGCATTAGAGCGACGCTTCCAGCAGGTGTATGTGGATCAGCCCAGCGTAGCCGACACGATCTCCATTCTGCGCGGTCTGAAGGAACGCTATGAAGTCCACCATGGGGTGAAAATCTCTGACTCCTCCCTGGTCGCGGCGGCAACCCTGTCAAACCGTTACATCAGCGATCGCTTCCTGCCCGACAAAGCGATTGACCTGGTAGACGAAGCCGCTGCCAAGCTCAAGATGGAGATCACCTCCAAGCCGGAAGAGTTGGATGAGGTCGATCGCAAGATCCTGCAATTGGAGATGGAAAAGCTCTCATTGCAAAAGGAAAGCGACTCTGCCTCGCGGGAACGCCTGGAGCGGTTAGAGAAAGAACTCGCCGATCTCAAGGAAACTCAGAGCGGGTTGAATGCTCAATGGTCAGCGGAAAAAGACGTGATCACCGAAATTCAAAAGCGCAAAGAAGAGATCGATCGCGTCAATATCGAGATTCAGCAGGCAGAACGGGAATATGACCTGAACCGAGCAGCTGAGTTGAAGTATGGCACGTTGACCGACTTGCAGCGGCAGGTCGAGCAATTGGAAGATCAGTTGGCTCAAACGCAGACCAGCGGCAAGTCGATGCTGCGGGAAGAGGTGACCGAGTCCGACATTGCGGAAATTATCTCCAAGTGGACAGGCATCCCCATCAGCAAGTTGGTGGAATCTGAGATGCAAAAACTCCTGAACCTGGAGGAAGAGTTGCATCATCGGGTCATTGGTCAGGCTGAGGCGGTGACGGCGGTGGCCGATGCAATTCAGCGATCGCGGGCTGGGTTAGCCGATCCCAATCGTCCGACGGCAAGCTTTATCTTCCTGGGTCCAACGGGTGTGGGTAAAACCGAGTTGGCGAAGGCTCTCGCGGCTTACCTGTTTGACACGGAAGAGGCGATGGTTCGCATTGACATGTCGGAATACATGGAGAAACACTCCGTGTCTCGTCTGATTGGTGCGCCTCCGGGATATGTCGGTTACGACGAAGGCGGACAGTTGACCGAAGCAATTCGGCGTCGCCCCTATGCGGTCGTGCTGTTTGACGAAATTGAGAAAGCCCATCCTGACGTGTTCAACGTCATGTTGCAAATCCTCGATGATGGTCGCGTTACCGATGCTCAAGGTCATACGGTGGACTTCAAAAACACCATCATTATCATGACCAGCAACATCGGGTCGCAATACATCCTGGATGTAGCAGGCGATGACAACCGTTATGACGAAATGCGATCGCGGGTGATGGAGGCGATGCGAAACAACTTCCGTCCAGAATTCCTCAACCGGATCGATGAGATCATCATCTTCCACGGATTGCAGAAGTCCGAGTTGCGGCAGATCGTCAAACTGCAAGTTGAACGGTTGGCCCAACGACTGGGCGATCGCAAGATGACGTTGCGGCTCTCCGATGCAGCACTGGATTTCTTAGCCGATGTGGGCTATGACCCTGTATTCGGGGCACGTCCTCTGAAGCGAGCTATCCAACGCGAACTCGAAACCCAGATTGCGAAGCATATCCTGCGTGGCGAGTTCCATGATGGCGACACGATTTATGTCGATATCGAGAACGAGCGGTTAGCCCTAAAACGGCTTCCAGCAGAGTTGTTGACGATGTAG
- a CDS encoding urease subunit beta: MIPGELFVESGEIELNAGRPTVTLTVANTGDRPIQVGSHFHFFEVNKALSFDRDQARGMRLDIPAGTAVRFEPGDEKEVTLVALAGSREVYGFNALINGALDSKDTKSSEKSEKSEGKKKGDKKKKK, translated from the coding sequence ATGATTCCAGGTGAATTGTTCGTTGAATCCGGCGAGATCGAATTGAATGCAGGTCGTCCCACGGTTACATTAACTGTCGCAAATACGGGCGATCGCCCCATTCAAGTTGGCTCCCATTTTCACTTTTTTGAGGTGAATAAAGCTCTCAGTTTCGATCGGGATCAAGCGCGTGGAATGCGGCTCGACATTCCTGCGGGGACTGCCGTGCGGTTTGAACCAGGCGACGAAAAAGAGGTCACATTGGTTGCTTTAGCAGGAAGCCGAGAAGTGTATGGTTTCAATGCTTTGATCAATGGTGCTTTGGATAGTAAAGACACCAAATCCAGCGAGAAAAGCGAGAAATCAGAAGGTAAGAAGAAAGGCGACAAAAAGAAAAAGAAATAA
- a CDS encoding ester cyclase: MSTSDANKRLMRRYFDEVWNQKNLAVLDEIISPDHIRFEAGAPQELRGPEGVKQFIQTYMTAFPDAQLIVEDLFAEGDKVAVRWLFRGTHQGYLRDIPPTGNVVTNPGMTIAHIVDGKMVQYWTSWDTLMLMAQLSLL, from the coding sequence ATGTCTACCTCAGATGCCAATAAGCGTCTCATGCGTCGCTATTTTGATGAGGTTTGGAATCAGAAGAACTTAGCGGTGTTGGATGAAATCATTAGTCCTGATCACATTCGATTTGAGGCAGGTGCTCCTCAAGAATTGCGAGGACCAGAAGGAGTGAAGCAGTTCATTCAGACCTACATGACTGCATTTCCAGATGCTCAACTCATCGTTGAAGATCTGTTTGCAGAAGGAGACAAAGTCGCAGTTCGCTGGCTATTTCGAGGCACGCATCAAGGGTATCTCAGAGATATTCCACCCACGGGTAATGTCGTTACCAATCCGGGGATGACGATCGCCCATATTGTGGATGGCAAGATGGTTCAGTATTGGACGAGTTGGGACACATTGATGTTAATGGCACAGCTATCTCTGTTGTAA
- the ureA gene encoding urease subunit gamma, with product MQLTPQEKDKLLIFTAALLAERRKDKGIKLNYPESVAYISAAILEGAREGRTVAELMTYGTTLLKRDDVMDGIPEMLHEVQVEATFPDGTKLVTVHDPIR from the coding sequence ATGCAATTAACGCCCCAGGAAAAGGATAAGCTTCTCATTTTTACTGCCGCGCTGTTGGCAGAACGCCGGAAAGACAAGGGGATCAAGCTAAATTACCCTGAATCTGTTGCCTATATCTCGGCTGCGATTTTAGAAGGCGCACGAGAAGGACGCACCGTTGCTGAATTGATGACCTATGGCACAACGTTGTTGAAACGAGATGACGTGATGGATGGCATTCCTGAAATGCTCCACGAAGTGCAGGTCGAGGCTACGTTTCCGGATGGTACGAAGCTTGTCACCGTTCACGACCCAATTCGTTGA
- a CDS encoding Na+/H+ antiporter NhaC family protein → MDLIFALTLSFTLLLTSVFRGYFIAYPLFASMLIFMAVLMRRGFSLKSLLKMAFQGSQKSFSVLNVLLLIGVVTAIWMAAGTVPAIVYYGIQLIHPQYFIVATFILCGFVSLLLGTSFGTVSTVGIALMIMAKGSGINPHLVAGAIIAGAYVGDRCSPMSSSANLIATVTQTKLYTNIQNMWRTALVPLVVSALIYALLSLLNPVQITDQTFTTELSRVFKIHGIDLLPAIAILVLAILQIEVRLSMVISVVVAGAIALFYQHYPLIDLLKFAVVGFGLEDSTPLQTILLGGGLLSMVKVSIVVVISTAFVGIFAGTQALKSIERFLERSRGGDRFLSTCLVGIGTAAFGCTQTIAILLTQQLVQKKYKENEKGHYKLALDLENTVVVLAPLIPWNIAGLVPATILNTDAGFIPFAIYLYLLPLLNLIHIRLSTPPKLSLCN, encoded by the coding sequence ATGGATTTAATTTTTGCTCTCACACTGTCATTTACACTGCTTCTGACCAGTGTTTTTCGAGGCTATTTTATTGCCTATCCTTTATTTGCATCCATGCTGATTTTTATGGCTGTGCTGATGCGTCGAGGTTTTTCGTTAAAAAGCTTGCTAAAAATGGCATTTCAGGGGAGTCAAAAATCCTTTTCGGTATTAAATGTTCTCTTACTGATTGGAGTTGTAACAGCGATTTGGATGGCAGCAGGAACCGTTCCAGCAATCGTCTATTACGGGATTCAACTGATTCACCCGCAATATTTTATTGTCGCTACATTTATTCTCTGTGGCTTTGTTTCATTACTCCTGGGCACCTCATTTGGCACCGTTAGCACCGTTGGAATTGCCCTGATGATCATGGCAAAAGGAAGCGGAATCAATCCTCATTTGGTGGCAGGAGCCATTATCGCCGGGGCATATGTGGGCGATCGCTGTTCTCCCATGTCCTCTAGTGCAAACCTGATTGCAACCGTAACTCAAACGAAGCTGTATACCAACATCCAAAATATGTGGAGAACGGCGTTGGTTCCGCTGGTTGTATCAGCCCTGATCTACGCCCTGTTGTCATTACTGAATCCGGTACAGATCACGGATCAAACCTTTACAACCGAACTCAGTCGAGTGTTTAAGATTCATGGGATTGATCTGTTGCCTGCGATCGCCATTCTTGTGCTCGCCATTCTCCAAATCGAGGTGAGGCTTTCCATGGTGATTAGCGTTGTTGTCGCTGGGGCGATCGCTCTGTTTTATCAACACTATCCACTGATAGACCTGCTGAAGTTTGCCGTAGTTGGCTTTGGCTTAGAAGACTCTACACCACTCCAAACCATTCTCTTAGGAGGTGGACTGCTCTCGATGGTGAAAGTCTCGATTGTGGTGGTTATTTCCACTGCATTCGTTGGCATTTTTGCTGGAACCCAAGCTTTGAAAAGCATTGAGCGATTTTTGGAGCGAAGCAGAGGGGGCGATCGCTTCTTAAGTACCTGCTTGGTCGGGATTGGCACGGCAGCGTTTGGTTGCACTCAAACGATCGCTATTCTGCTAACTCAGCAACTGGTCCAGAAAAAGTATAAAGAAAACGAAAAAGGTCACTACAAATTGGCACTCGACCTGGAAAATACAGTTGTGGTGCTGGCTCCACTGATTCCCTGGAATATTGCAGGATTGGTGCCAGCGACGATTCTCAACACAGATGCAGGTTTTATTCCTTTTGCAATTTACCTGTATCTATTACCATTGTTGAATCTCATCCACATTCGATTGAGCACGCCGCCTAAGTTGAGTCTATGCAATTAA
- a CDS encoding GNAT family N-acetyltransferase, which translates to MSVSVSLDVSSSVTIRPANVEDLPAILELLHLKAEFDGCPESLTATPEQLKQDLFGENVLSYVLLAEVNGSPAGFATYHRIYSTFIAKPGIWLDDLYLKPQFRSQGIGRSLILKLCEIAQKMGCGRIDWTVAFGNDPAIAFYKAMGANLMESVRLCRLTEEAIAQNLSQY; encoded by the coding sequence ATGAGTGTATCTGTCAGTTTAGACGTGAGTTCATCGGTGACTATTCGTCCCGCCAATGTAGAGGATTTGCCAGCCATTTTGGAGCTACTCCACCTCAAAGCTGAATTTGATGGATGCCCAGAATCACTAACAGCAACTCCTGAGCAATTGAAGCAGGATTTGTTTGGAGAAAATGTGCTTTCCTATGTACTTTTAGCAGAGGTGAATGGCTCTCCAGCAGGTTTTGCAACCTATCACCGTATTTATTCAACCTTCATTGCAAAGCCCGGAATTTGGTTGGATGATCTCTACTTAAAACCGCAATTTCGAAGTCAGGGAATTGGGCGATCGCTCATTCTAAAACTATGTGAAATTGCCCAGAAAATGGGGTGTGGCAGAATCGATTGGACGGTTGCGTTTGGCAACGATCCGGCGATCGCCTTCTACAAAGCAATGGGCGCAAATCTGATGGAAAGTGTTCGTTTATGCCGCTTGACTGAAGAGGCGATCGCTCAGAATCTTTCACAATATTAA
- a CDS encoding LysR family transcriptional regulator produces MAIDSSKLKISQLQAFVMVAEYGNFSSAALELGLAQSTVSHAIATLEDELGVVLLLRGRHGAILTPEGKDILQDAQQILQSLESIHKKANLAKGLQGGQVRVATVRSIATHVLPEIIAQFRLKFPMVRVVLEEFDRYVEAEQALREGQVDVGFTSLPTSPEFEARELFRDEFVALLPPNSLNDIPLTWEQLVRYPMIMNHRSYQHNKVVRDHLLKFGYELNVAYEMREDSTIISMVRQGLGATVMARLTAEPIPPELQVRSLPVPLERTIGIITLENSLLSQAVFAFLDVATEMWR; encoded by the coding sequence ATGGCGATTGACTCTAGCAAATTAAAAATTTCTCAGCTCCAGGCATTTGTTATGGTGGCAGAGTACGGCAACTTTAGCTCAGCCGCGTTGGAACTGGGATTAGCTCAATCCACGGTGAGCCATGCGATCGCCACTTTGGAAGACGAACTGGGCGTTGTGTTGTTGCTGCGGGGTCGGCATGGCGCGATTCTGACGCCAGAAGGCAAAGACATCTTGCAAGACGCACAACAGATCTTGCAATCGTTAGAGTCGATTCACAAGAAAGCAAATCTCGCCAAGGGCTTGCAGGGTGGGCAGGTGCGAGTCGCGACCGTTCGCAGCATTGCGACTCATGTTTTGCCAGAGATCATTGCCCAGTTTCGCCTCAAATTTCCGATGGTGCGGGTCGTGTTAGAGGAGTTCGATCGCTACGTAGAGGCGGAACAGGCGTTGCGAGAGGGTCAGGTCGATGTCGGATTTACCTCACTGCCTACTAGCCCTGAGTTTGAGGCAAGAGAACTGTTTCGGGATGAGTTTGTAGCACTCCTGCCCCCCAATTCCTTAAATGACATCCCTTTGACCTGGGAACAACTCGTTCGCTATCCGATGATCATGAACCACCGCAGCTATCAACACAATAAGGTGGTGCGCGACCATCTGCTGAAGTTTGGTTACGAGCTAAACGTTGCCTATGAGATGCGCGAAGACTCGACCATCATCAGCATGGTACGGCAGGGGCTAGGAGCAACCGTAATGGCGCGACTCACCGCAGAGCCAATTCCCCCGGAGTTGCAGGTGAGAAGTTTGCCCGTTCCTCTAGAACGTACGATTGGAATAATCACCCTGGAAAATAGTTTATTATCTCAAGCGGTTTTTGCCTTTTTAGACGTGGCAACAGAAATGTGGCGATAA